The following proteins are co-located in the Lacticaseibacillus paracasei subsp. paracasei genome:
- a CDS encoding dihydroorotate dehydrogenase — protein sequence MAIQLPGFTMKNPLMPASGTFGFGEGYAKEYDLNLLGALVTKSTTLAPRIGNQGTIFADGPDSTLNAVGLKNPGSDVVLHEKLPWLATQYPDLPIIASIAGVDVAEYAAVAKKLSAAPNVKALEVNISCPNVKQGGMAFGTDPEVAAAVTRAVKAASSVPIFVKLTPNVTDITAIAKAVEQAGADGLSLINTFVGMRLDIATGKPLLDNVTGGVSGPALLPMALHMVYQVAHAVRVPLIGMGGISSGHDAAEMLAAGATALAVGSANYYQKRAIPKIAAELAAIQEGQTVL from the coding sequence ATGGCCATTCAATTACCGGGTTTCACGATGAAAAATCCGTTAATGCCCGCGAGTGGGACGTTTGGCTTTGGCGAAGGTTACGCCAAAGAGTATGATCTCAATTTGCTAGGGGCGTTAGTCACAAAATCGACGACACTCGCACCGCGCATCGGCAATCAAGGGACTATTTTTGCCGACGGCCCTGACAGTACTTTGAATGCAGTAGGTCTAAAGAATCCCGGTTCTGATGTCGTGCTGCACGAAAAGCTGCCATGGTTGGCCACGCAGTATCCTGATTTGCCGATTATCGCTAGTATTGCTGGGGTGGATGTTGCCGAATACGCAGCAGTGGCGAAAAAATTGAGTGCCGCTCCTAATGTTAAGGCACTAGAAGTCAACATCTCCTGTCCGAATGTCAAGCAAGGCGGGATGGCGTTTGGAACAGACCCAGAAGTCGCTGCGGCCGTGACGCGTGCGGTTAAAGCCGCGAGCTCGGTGCCGATTTTCGTTAAGCTGACGCCGAATGTGACTGATATCACTGCCATTGCTAAAGCAGTCGAACAAGCGGGAGCCGATGGTCTTTCACTGATCAATACGTTTGTCGGCATGCGGCTGGATATTGCCACTGGCAAACCGCTTCTCGACAATGTGACTGGCGGCGTTTCAGGTCCGGCTTTGCTGCCAATGGCACTCCACATGGTTTATCAAGTGGCTCATGCCGTTCGCGTCCCGCTGATTGGGATGGGTGGGATCAGCTCTGGCCATGATGCAGCAGAAATGTTGGCGGCCGGTGCCACGGCACTTGCAGTTGGTTCAGCCAATTATTATCAAAAGCGAGCCATTCCGAAGATCGCGGCTGAATTGGCAGCCATACAGGAAGGACAGACAGTTTTATGA
- the carB gene encoding carbamoyl-phosphate synthase large subunit: protein MPKRQDIHKILVIGSGPIIIGQAAEFDYSGTQACLALREEGYEVVLVNSNPATIMTDTEIADRVYIEPLTVEFVSQILRKELPDAILPTIGGQIGLNLAMKLSNTGILDELGIELLGTKLTAIDQAEDRELFKNLMQKLHEPVPESAIANNIEEAQQFADKIGFPVIIRPAFTMGGTGGGIANNEKELAEIAENGLNLSPVTQVLVERSIAGYKEVEFEVMRDAADSAIVVCNMENFDPVGVHTGDSMVFAPTQTLTDKEVQMLRDAALKIIRALKIEGGCNVQFALDRNSFKYYVIEVNPRVSRSSALASKATGYPIAKMAAKIAVGLHLDEIKNPVTKKTWAEFEPALDYVVTKLPRFPFDKFENGDRTLGTQMKATGEVMAIGRTLEESLLKAVRSLEVGLIHPERPAFAKLSDDELSKQIIQANDERLFYLAEAFRRDYTIEEVAELSKMNPFFLDKIKHIVELERELAAHKADLGLLAEVKRYGFADEEIAKLWGLHADQVRQMRKEQKILPVYKMVDTCAGEFASDTPYYYSTYESSTESVKSDKPSVLVIGSGPIRIGQGVEFDYATVHSVKAIQKAGYEAIIMNSNPETVSTDFSIADKLYFEPLTLEDVLNVIDLEQPEGVIVQFGGQTAINLAEPLANRGIKILGTSVEDLNRAEDRDLFDQVIKSLKLPQPEGGTATDKAGALAVADKIGYPVLVRPSYVLGGRAMEIVHDATELDNYIDRAVSVSHDHPVLIDHYLVGKECEVDCISDGDTVVLPGIMEHIERAGIHSGDSMAVYPPQTFSQDIIDQITDATIKLSRTLNCIGLMNVQFIIHDGKAYVIEVNPRASRTVPFLSKVTNIKLAQVATLAILGLSLKEQGFETGLLPNQSGIHVKSPVFSFSKLNHVDSLLGPEMKSTGEVMGSDTTLAKALYKAFEAAGMHLPQFGRALITVKDADKAEATALAKRFREVGYQLVATSGTAKAFEKTGITVSTIEKLDSGQETILEDIANRKIQLVINTMSADKKVSSDGFRIREAAIEHGVPLMTSLDTAGAILKVLELQAFSISPIKS, encoded by the coding sequence ATGCCAAAACGTCAAGATATTCATAAAATCTTAGTGATCGGCTCCGGTCCAATTATTATCGGTCAGGCCGCGGAATTTGATTACTCTGGTACGCAAGCCTGCCTTGCTTTACGCGAAGAAGGTTATGAAGTGGTTTTGGTCAATTCCAATCCAGCAACCATCATGACCGACACGGAAATTGCCGATCGCGTCTATATTGAACCCTTAACAGTCGAATTTGTGAGCCAGATTCTACGTAAAGAGTTACCTGATGCGATTTTACCAACCATCGGCGGCCAAATCGGCTTGAATTTAGCGATGAAACTCAGCAACACCGGCATTTTGGATGAACTGGGTATTGAATTGCTAGGCACCAAGTTGACGGCGATTGATCAGGCCGAAGATCGCGAATTATTCAAAAACCTGATGCAAAAACTCCATGAACCAGTACCTGAATCAGCCATCGCCAATAACATTGAAGAAGCACAACAATTTGCCGATAAAATCGGGTTTCCGGTTATCATTCGACCGGCCTTCACCATGGGTGGCACCGGCGGCGGGATTGCGAACAACGAAAAGGAATTGGCAGAAATTGCGGAAAACGGCCTCAACCTAAGCCCCGTGACGCAGGTGTTGGTTGAACGCTCCATTGCCGGCTACAAAGAAGTCGAGTTTGAAGTTATGCGCGATGCAGCGGATTCTGCAATTGTCGTCTGCAACATGGAAAACTTTGATCCTGTCGGTGTCCACACCGGCGATTCGATGGTCTTTGCGCCAACCCAAACGTTGACCGATAAAGAAGTCCAGATGTTGCGCGATGCTGCGTTGAAAATCATTCGCGCGTTGAAGATCGAAGGCGGCTGCAACGTCCAATTTGCCTTGGATCGTAACAGCTTCAAGTACTACGTCATCGAAGTCAATCCGCGGGTGTCGCGCTCCAGTGCACTGGCTTCCAAAGCTACTGGTTATCCAATTGCGAAAATGGCTGCCAAGATCGCAGTTGGCCTGCACTTAGACGAAATCAAAAATCCGGTCACGAAAAAAACTTGGGCCGAATTCGAACCGGCTTTAGACTATGTTGTCACCAAATTGCCACGCTTTCCGTTTGATAAGTTTGAAAACGGTGATCGCACATTAGGCACCCAAATGAAAGCCACTGGCGAAGTCATGGCAATTGGCCGAACGCTTGAAGAAAGTCTGCTAAAAGCGGTGCGCTCATTAGAAGTTGGACTAATTCATCCAGAACGGCCAGCTTTTGCCAAGTTGAGCGACGATGAACTGAGCAAACAGATCATTCAAGCCAACGATGAACGACTTTTCTATCTCGCTGAAGCTTTCCGTCGCGACTACACCATTGAAGAAGTCGCCGAGTTATCGAAAATGAACCCATTCTTCCTCGACAAGATCAAACATATTGTGGAATTAGAGCGGGAACTGGCGGCACATAAAGCTGATCTGGGGTTGCTCGCCGAAGTAAAGCGGTACGGTTTTGCCGACGAAGAGATTGCCAAACTCTGGGGCCTGCACGCTGACCAAGTGCGACAGATGCGCAAGGAACAAAAGATACTACCAGTTTACAAAATGGTCGATACCTGCGCCGGTGAATTTGCCAGCGACACGCCGTATTACTACAGCACCTATGAAAGTAGCACCGAAAGCGTTAAAAGCGACAAGCCGAGTGTGCTCGTGATTGGCTCGGGTCCGATTCGGATTGGTCAAGGGGTGGAGTTCGATTACGCCACTGTGCACAGTGTTAAGGCCATTCAAAAAGCCGGCTATGAAGCGATTATCATGAATAGTAATCCGGAAACGGTGTCGACTGACTTTTCGATTGCTGACAAGCTGTACTTTGAACCATTAACCCTTGAAGATGTCCTCAACGTCATTGATCTGGAACAGCCAGAAGGGGTCATCGTCCAATTTGGCGGGCAGACCGCCATCAACTTGGCTGAACCGCTGGCAAACCGTGGCATTAAGATTCTTGGCACTTCAGTTGAAGACCTTAATCGGGCCGAGGATCGTGACTTGTTTGATCAGGTGATTAAATCACTTAAGTTACCACAACCAGAGGGCGGTACCGCCACGGATAAAGCCGGTGCGTTAGCGGTCGCTGATAAGATTGGCTATCCGGTTTTGGTTCGGCCTAGCTACGTGTTAGGCGGCCGGGCGATGGAAATTGTTCACGACGCAACTGAACTTGACAATTATATTGATCGGGCGGTGTCCGTTTCACATGATCATCCTGTGCTGATTGACCACTATCTAGTCGGTAAGGAATGCGAAGTGGATTGCATCTCTGATGGTGACACCGTTGTTTTGCCAGGGATCATGGAGCATATCGAACGCGCTGGCATTCATAGCGGCGATTCGATGGCTGTTTATCCGCCGCAGACCTTTAGTCAAGACATTATCGATCAAATCACCGATGCCACGATTAAATTGTCGCGGACACTAAACTGCATTGGCTTGATGAACGTTCAATTCATCATTCACGATGGTAAAGCCTACGTCATCGAAGTCAATCCGCGGGCCAGTCGAACCGTGCCGTTTTTGAGTAAAGTGACCAACATCAAACTGGCACAAGTCGCAACATTGGCAATTCTTGGTTTAAGTTTGAAGGAACAAGGTTTTGAAACAGGCTTGTTGCCGAATCAGTCAGGTATTCATGTCAAATCACCGGTGTTTAGTTTTTCGAAGTTGAATCACGTTGATAGTCTGCTTGGGCCGGAAATGAAATCGACCGGTGAAGTCATGGGCAGCGACACCACCCTTGCGAAGGCGTTGTACAAAGCTTTTGAAGCGGCTGGCATGCACTTGCCACAATTTGGCCGGGCATTGATCACGGTTAAAGACGCTGACAAGGCTGAAGCAACGGCACTAGCAAAACGATTCCGCGAAGTTGGTTATCAACTAGTGGCAACAAGCGGCACTGCTAAGGCCTTTGAGAAAACCGGTATCACAGTGTCAACGATTGAGAAACTTGACAGTGGCCAGGAGACGATTCTTGAAGACATTGCCAATCGGAAAATTCAATTAGTGATTAACACTATGAGTGCAGATAAGAAGGTTTCAAGTGACGGTTTCCGAATTAGAGAAGCTGCCATCGAACATGGCGTGCCATTGATGACCAGTCTAGACACAGCTGGAGCCATTTTGAAAGTTCTAGAATTACAAGCATTTTCAATATCGCCGATTAAAAGTTGA
- a CDS encoding carbamoyl phosphate synthase small subunit translates to MKRYLILEDGSVFPGVGFGAETVTTGEIVFNTGMSGYQETITDQSYNGQIITFTQPLIGNVGINRDDYESIDPTAKGIVVRDVARVTGNWRSQMTLDEFLKRKHIPGISGVDTRALTKKIREVGAMKASIVDAADEHAFDQLKALVLPKNQVQQVSTQQAYPAPGTGRNVVVIDFGLKHSILRELAKRQCNVTVLPATTTASTILELAPDGVMLTNGPGDPKDVPEALDMIRGVEGKIPLFGICLGHQLFALANGANTFKMKYGHRGFNHPVREIATGRIDFTSQNHGYAVDPDSIDPDTLLITHVEINDGTVEGLRHRLYPAFTVQFHPDAAPGPHDADHLFDEFMEMMDAFSNRTQKG, encoded by the coding sequence ATGAAGCGCTATTTAATTCTTGAAGACGGCAGCGTTTTCCCTGGCGTCGGTTTCGGTGCGGAAACCGTTACAACGGGCGAAATCGTCTTTAACACCGGGATGAGTGGTTATCAGGAAACCATCACCGATCAAAGTTACAACGGCCAAATCATTACCTTCACCCAGCCACTGATAGGCAACGTCGGGATCAATCGTGACGATTATGAAAGTATCGATCCAACCGCAAAGGGGATTGTGGTACGCGATGTTGCCCGAGTGACCGGCAATTGGCGCAGTCAAATGACCTTAGATGAATTTCTGAAACGCAAACACATTCCTGGCATCAGTGGCGTTGATACCCGCGCCTTAACTAAGAAGATTCGTGAAGTTGGGGCAATGAAGGCTAGTATTGTCGACGCAGCCGATGAGCACGCATTCGATCAATTGAAAGCCCTCGTGTTACCTAAAAATCAAGTCCAGCAGGTTTCTACCCAACAGGCTTACCCAGCTCCTGGCACAGGCCGCAACGTGGTCGTCATTGATTTCGGACTCAAACATAGTATCTTACGCGAACTTGCCAAACGGCAGTGCAATGTTACCGTGCTGCCTGCCACCACCACCGCCTCAACAATTCTCGAATTAGCGCCAGACGGGGTGATGCTCACCAATGGCCCTGGTGATCCAAAAGACGTTCCTGAAGCACTGGACATGATTCGTGGCGTGGAAGGCAAAATTCCGCTGTTCGGTATCTGCTTAGGGCATCAACTATTCGCACTCGCCAATGGCGCCAACACTTTTAAAATGAAGTATGGCCACCGCGGTTTCAATCATCCGGTTCGTGAAATTGCCACCGGCCGAATTGATTTTACCAGTCAAAACCACGGCTATGCGGTTGATCCTGACAGCATTGATCCAGATACTTTGTTGATCACCCACGTGGAAATCAACGACGGTACAGTAGAAGGTTTGCGGCACCGATTGTATCCTGCCTTTACTGTCCAGTTCCATCCAGATGCCGCTCCTGGCCCACATGATGCCGATCATCTTTTTGATGAGTTCATGGAAATGATGGATGCATTCTCAAATCGCACGCAGAAAGGATAA
- a CDS encoding dihydroorotase yields MLIKHAHIVSDTEYMADIQITDHIISAIGQSLAPRDHEQVIDATGAIVMPGLIDVHVHFREPGFTDKETIKTGAAAAAHGGFTTVVAMSNLKPVPDTVETLKPLLEKNQTDAKITVLQFAPITHDLHSDQVVDMAALQAAGALGFSNDGVGVQDADTMYQAMQQAAKLHAPIVAHIEDASLMHGGVINAGPVAKKLNLPGIINQTESSQLARDLELAAATGVHYHACHVSTRQSVDLIREAKKRGVNVTAEVSPHHLLLDENNIPGDNPMFKMNPPLRSRADHLALLEGLQDGTLDMIATDHAPHTAAEKTGSFKTAAFGIVGSETAFSTLYTKLVKSKMFTLKQLIARMSTIPAEKFDLPGGHITVSGPADLTIMDLDTPYTIDPADWFSKGKNSPFIGDKVNGQTLYTISQGQIAYARA; encoded by the coding sequence ATGCTCATCAAACACGCCCATATTGTCAGCGATACTGAATACATGGCTGACATCCAAATTACCGATCACATTATCTCGGCGATTGGTCAATCGCTGGCGCCGCGCGATCACGAACAGGTGATTGATGCAACTGGTGCCATCGTCATGCCGGGATTAATTGATGTCCATGTGCATTTTCGCGAACCCGGCTTTACTGATAAAGAGACAATCAAAACTGGCGCTGCGGCGGCTGCTCACGGCGGTTTCACAACTGTTGTCGCCATGAGCAATCTCAAACCGGTACCAGACACTGTCGAAACCTTAAAACCACTGCTTGAGAAAAATCAAACTGATGCGAAGATCACGGTTTTGCAGTTTGCACCGATTACGCATGACCTGCATTCTGATCAGGTCGTTGATATGGCAGCCTTACAAGCTGCTGGAGCGCTGGGCTTTTCCAACGACGGGGTCGGGGTTCAGGATGCCGACACCATGTATCAAGCCATGCAACAGGCTGCTAAGTTGCATGCGCCTATCGTTGCTCATATTGAAGATGCAAGTCTGATGCATGGCGGGGTGATCAATGCCGGTCCAGTTGCCAAGAAACTGAATTTACCGGGGATCATCAATCAAACCGAAAGCAGTCAGTTAGCGCGCGATCTTGAACTTGCCGCTGCAACCGGCGTGCATTACCATGCTTGCCACGTGTCGACTCGGCAAAGCGTTGACCTAATCCGCGAAGCTAAAAAACGCGGGGTAAACGTCACCGCTGAAGTCTCACCGCATCACCTGCTATTGGATGAGAATAACATTCCGGGCGACAATCCAATGTTTAAAATGAATCCGCCGTTGCGCTCACGTGCCGACCACTTAGCCTTACTTGAAGGCTTGCAAGACGGTACGCTTGATATGATTGCGACTGACCATGCACCACATACGGCTGCTGAAAAAACCGGTTCCTTCAAAACAGCGGCATTTGGCATTGTTGGGTCAGAAACGGCCTTTTCAACGCTCTATACCAAGCTGGTTAAATCAAAGATGTTCACCCTAAAACAGCTGATCGCACGCATGAGCACGATTCCGGCTGAGAAATTTGATCTGCCAGGCGGCCATATCACAGTCAGTGGACCTGCCGATTTAACCATTATGGATCTCGATACGCCTTACACCATTGACCCAGCCGACTGGTTCTCCAAAGGCAAAAATTCACCTTTTATTGGCGATAAAGTCAACGGTCAAACACTGTACACGATCAGTCAGGGGCAAATTGCTTACGCAAGAGCGTGA
- a CDS encoding aspartate carbamoyltransferase catalytic subunit codes for MTLSNFTDTSFQDFVSAEQVDDKSAMALINRAEDFKAGQTVHFPEPIYAANLFFENSTRTHTSFEMAERKLGLTVIPFDPAHSSVSKGETLEDTIKTIGAIGVNIAVMRHAQDGYYNDLLGAWPTTAIVNAGDGAGQHPSQMMLDLMTIHEEFGHFDGLSIGIVGDLSHSRVARSDMQMLHKLGATLHFAGPEQWYDSSFDQYGDFITVPELVKQVDVLMLLRVQLERFNADHRQAFSKETYHAKYGITDDLAKTMKPGAIFMHPAPVNRDVELASDLVDGPQSRIFTQMQNGVFMRMAMLEAVINARHFGEE; via the coding sequence ATGACCTTATCTAATTTCACAGATACATCCTTTCAAGATTTTGTTTCCGCTGAACAAGTTGATGACAAAAGCGCCATGGCTTTGATCAATCGCGCCGAAGATTTTAAAGCTGGTCAAACCGTCCATTTTCCAGAGCCGATATACGCAGCTAACTTATTTTTTGAAAACAGCACGCGCACCCACACTAGTTTCGAGATGGCTGAACGCAAATTAGGTCTGACTGTCATCCCATTTGATCCGGCACATAGTTCGGTTTCAAAAGGCGAAACCCTTGAAGACACCATTAAAACGATTGGGGCGATCGGAGTCAACATTGCGGTGATGCGACATGCACAAGATGGCTACTATAACGATCTTTTAGGTGCATGGCCAACGACAGCGATTGTCAATGCTGGTGACGGTGCCGGCCAGCATCCTTCCCAGATGATGCTGGATCTGATGACGATTCACGAAGAATTCGGTCATTTTGACGGCTTGAGTATCGGAATTGTTGGCGATTTGAGTCACAGCCGAGTTGCGCGCAGTGATATGCAGATGCTGCATAAACTCGGAGCCACGTTGCACTTTGCCGGTCCAGAGCAATGGTACGATTCCAGTTTCGATCAATATGGTGATTTCATCACCGTGCCTGAATTGGTCAAGCAGGTGGATGTTTTGATGCTGCTGCGCGTTCAGTTGGAACGCTTCAACGCCGACCACCGTCAGGCTTTCTCAAAAGAAACCTACCATGCAAAGTACGGCATCACCGATGATCTTGCTAAGACAATGAAACCTGGCGCGATTTTCATGCATCCGGCGCCAGTCAACCGCGATGTTGAGTTAGCCAGTGATCTGGTTGATGGCCCGCAGTCACGCATTTTCACTCAGATGCAAAACGGCGTCTTCATGCGGATGGCCATGCTTGAGGCCGTCATTAATGCCCGTCATTTTGGAGAGGAGTAA
- a CDS encoding uracil-xanthine permease family protein, with amino-acid sequence MAFHNDEAVLDIGDKPKFGQWVGLSIQHLFAMFGSTVLVPILVGLDPSIALFSSGVGTLMYILITRGKIPAYMGSSFSFITIMQALMKGAGYPAIAQGTIAVGVVYLIVALIVARSGSAWIDRALPPVVVGPIVMVIGLSLAGTAATDATMRTISATKSVYDLRYFAVAMITLASVIIYNMYLKKFISLLPILLGIITGYLVALLFGIVDLTPVQQAAWFDLPKFEIPFISYQPQVYWGAILSMAPIAFVTMTEHMGHIMVLNKLTKRDFFKDPGLNHTLAGDGTASIIAGLVGGPPVTSYGENIGVLAMTKVHSIYVLGGAGFFAILFAFIGKLSALIRSIPSPVIGGISFLLFGVIASNGLRVLIDNKVNFDQKRNLMIASTILVIGIGNASLQFSGYQFSGLALATVIGIFLNFVLPEHAANEEEAEKNDLI; translated from the coding sequence ATGGCATTTCACAACGACGAAGCCGTTTTAGATATCGGCGACAAGCCAAAATTCGGTCAATGGGTTGGCCTTTCTATTCAACATCTGTTTGCGATGTTCGGCTCGACAGTTCTTGTGCCGATCTTAGTTGGACTCGATCCTAGCATTGCCCTTTTTTCAAGTGGGGTTGGGACGTTAATGTATATCCTGATCACACGCGGCAAAATACCGGCTTATATGGGATCAAGCTTTTCTTTTATCACGATCATGCAGGCCTTGATGAAAGGTGCTGGCTATCCGGCCATCGCTCAAGGCACCATCGCGGTTGGGGTTGTGTATCTCATTGTGGCCTTGATCGTAGCGCGCAGCGGGTCAGCATGGATTGACCGGGCTTTGCCGCCAGTTGTGGTTGGCCCGATTGTGATGGTTATCGGCCTATCTCTTGCCGGCACTGCTGCCACTGATGCAACGATGCGGACCATCAGCGCCACCAAGAGCGTTTATGACTTACGTTACTTCGCAGTCGCAATGATCACTTTAGCCTCTGTCATTATTTATAATATGTACCTCAAAAAATTCATTAGTCTGTTGCCAATTCTACTAGGCATTATCACTGGCTATCTTGTTGCTTTGCTCTTTGGCATTGTTGATTTGACACCAGTTCAGCAGGCTGCTTGGTTCGACCTGCCTAAGTTTGAAATTCCTTTTATCAGTTATCAGCCGCAAGTTTATTGGGGCGCGATTCTCTCCATGGCACCAATTGCTTTTGTCACTATGACCGAGCATATGGGGCACATCATGGTGCTCAACAAGCTGACTAAACGTGACTTCTTCAAAGATCCTGGTTTAAACCACACCCTAGCCGGTGACGGTACCGCATCCATTATCGCCGGTCTGGTTGGCGGCCCACCTGTCACCAGTTATGGTGAAAACATCGGAGTTTTAGCGATGACCAAGGTCCATAGTATCTATGTGCTGGGCGGTGCCGGGTTCTTCGCCATCTTGTTTGCCTTCATCGGTAAGCTTAGCGCCTTGATCCGTAGCATTCCCAGTCCAGTTATTGGCGGGATCAGCTTTCTGTTGTTTGGGGTGATCGCTTCCAACGGCCTGCGCGTCTTAATTGACAACAAAGTCAACTTTGATCAGAAGCGCAACCTGATGATTGCTTCAACCATTCTCGTGATCGGCATCGGCAATGCCAGCCTACAGTTCTCCGGGTATCAATTCTCAGGACTGGCGCTGGCAACTGTGATCGGGATCTTCCTGAACTTTGTCTTACCTGAACACGCCGCTAATGAAGAAGAGGCAGAAAAAAATGACCTTATCTAA
- the pyrR gene encoding bifunctional pyr operon transcriptional regulator/uracil phosphoribosyltransferase PyrR, translating to MAQSKQVVDEVTMKRALTRISYEIIEQNKGLNDLVLVGIKTRGIYLAHRIAKRLEQLEGLQVPVGELDIQFYRDDVHKIDHDHQPDVEGAQLPVNITGKHVILVDDVIFTGRTIRAALDALMDEGRPRKISLAVLVDRGHRELPIRPDFVGKNIPTSLDEQIQVQVSELDGKDGISIERMEG from the coding sequence ATGGCACAGTCAAAACAAGTTGTAGACGAGGTAACCATGAAACGTGCATTAACACGCATTAGCTACGAGATCATCGAGCAAAACAAGGGACTCAACGATCTCGTTTTAGTCGGCATCAAAACCCGCGGGATTTATTTAGCCCATCGGATCGCCAAGCGTCTCGAACAACTTGAAGGGTTACAGGTTCCGGTTGGCGAATTGGACATTCAGTTTTACCGCGATGACGTCCATAAGATTGATCATGATCATCAGCCAGATGTTGAAGGCGCACAGTTACCGGTTAATATCACCGGCAAACATGTCATTCTGGTTGATGACGTCATCTTCACCGGCCGCACCATTCGCGCTGCTTTAGATGCCTTGATGGACGAAGGCCGGCCTCGCAAGATCAGCTTGGCTGTCTTGGTTGATCGCGGACATCGCGAATTACCAATTCGTCCAGATTTTGTCGGTAAAAACATTCCGACCTCATTAGACGAACAAATTCAGGTTCAAGTTTCTGAGCTTGACGGTAAAGACGGGATCAGCATCGAAAGGATGGAGGGCTAA
- a CDS encoding RluA family pseudouridine synthase yields the protein MTSTFTITTEQGRIDKVITAHETTHTRSQVQKWLQDGLVTVNGQPTKANYKVASGDVIAISIPEAKPLEAIPEPIPLDIVYEDDQVIVVDKPQGMVVHPAPGHPDGTLVNGLLYHTDLPGINGVIRPGIVHRIDKDTSGLLMVAKTEKAQLSLSAQLKAKTSIREYLALVHGTFKEDEGTIDAPLGRDPRDRKRQAVVADGRHAVTHFQVLERFEHYTFIKCILETGRTHQIRVHMAYIHHPVAGDPLYGPKRTLPGKGQFLHAAKLGFVHPTTGQLLVFEAPVPPIFEKTLADLRAGIDKTRNVR from the coding sequence ATGACTAGCACCTTTACGATCACGACCGAGCAGGGGCGCATCGATAAGGTTATCACGGCGCATGAAACCACTCACACGCGCAGTCAGGTGCAAAAATGGTTGCAAGATGGCTTGGTGACGGTCAATGGGCAGCCAACCAAGGCCAATTACAAAGTTGCTAGCGGCGATGTGATTGCTATCTCAATTCCTGAAGCCAAGCCGCTGGAAGCTATTCCGGAGCCGATTCCGCTCGATATTGTGTATGAAGACGACCAAGTCATTGTCGTCGACAAACCGCAGGGCATGGTGGTACATCCTGCACCTGGTCATCCAGATGGCACACTGGTCAACGGTTTGTTATATCATACTGATTTGCCGGGCATCAACGGTGTCATTCGTCCCGGCATCGTGCATCGCATCGACAAGGACACCAGCGGACTACTGATGGTTGCTAAAACCGAAAAAGCGCAACTAAGTCTCTCCGCGCAATTAAAAGCCAAAACGTCGATTCGTGAGTATTTAGCACTTGTCCATGGCACGTTCAAAGAAGATGAAGGCACAATTGATGCACCATTGGGTCGTGATCCTCGCGATCGTAAACGTCAAGCTGTCGTGGCAGACGGTCGCCATGCTGTTACCCATTTCCAAGTATTAGAGCGTTTTGAACATTACACGTTCATTAAATGCATTTTAGAGACCGGCCGGACGCATCAAATTCGCGTGCACATGGCATACATTCATCACCCTGTGGCCGGGGATCCACTTTACGGGCCAAAACGCACCCTGCCCGGCAAAGGCCAATTTTTACACGCGGCTAAACTGGGATTCGTTCATCCGACAACCGGTCAATTGCTCGTCTTCGAAGCACCAGTACCGCCAATTTTTGAAAAAACCTTAGCCGATCTACGTGCAGGCATTGACAAGACCCGCAACGTTCGGTAA
- the lspA gene encoding signal peptidase II has product MLIYLIIAAALVLIDFLIKAWVTAHIPLGESQQLIPGVIDLTHIRNTGAAFSMFEGKQWFFYITTLLAFGVVAMLWRDSLHKPIYRLGLTLITAGAIGNFIDRLRFQYVTDMFHLEFLDQWRFNAIFNFADMCITFGVILVLIFILFDHDKAVA; this is encoded by the coding sequence GTGCTTATTTATCTCATCATCGCCGCTGCGCTCGTATTAATTGATTTTCTGATTAAGGCGTGGGTTACTGCTCACATTCCATTAGGCGAAAGCCAACAACTGATTCCAGGCGTGATTGATCTCACGCACATTCGCAATACTGGCGCAGCTTTCTCCATGTTTGAAGGCAAACAATGGTTTTTCTATATCACAACCTTACTCGCATTCGGGGTTGTTGCCATGCTGTGGCGCGACAGTTTGCACAAACCGATCTATCGCCTAGGACTAACCTTGATTACTGCCGGGGCCATCGGTAATTTCATTGACCGCTTGCGGTTTCAATATGTGACAGACATGTTTCACCTTGAGTTTTTGGATCAGTGGCGCTTCAATGCCATTTTCAACTTTGCAGACATGTGCATCACGTTTGGGGTTATTTTAGTGCTAATTTTTATCCTGTTCGATCATGACAAGGCGGTGGCGTGA